A single region of the Agromyces sp. Leaf222 genome encodes:
- a CDS encoding DUF4118 domain-containing protein translates to MRRGRLRVLLGAAPGVGKTYTMLEEGRRLRGEGRDVVVAFVETHGRKATASMVSGLEVLPRTTVEHRGMGLDEMDLDAVLARRPEIALVDELAHTNAPGSRHAKRWQDVDELLDAGIDVISTVNAQHIESLGDVVQQITGVAQRETIPDAVLRAADQIEVVDLAPQALRDRLAGGLVYPAERIDAALSNYFRLGNLTALRELALLWLADEVDSALKAYRVEHGIERKWEARERVVVTLTGGPEGETLLRRGARIASRSSGGELIAVHVTNPDGMRARHPGALDRQRTLVEQLGGTFHQVVGEDVPRALVEFARAANATQLVLGVSRRSRLAAAFTGPGIGATVIRESGDIDVHIVTHAAAGSGFSLPKLGGALSRMRLLTGFAVALIAGPLLSWLLATFHTEASITSDVLAYQLLVIVVALIGGIWPGLFAAVLSGLTLNFLFVQPTYTLTISDPRQLLALVFYVANALLVSYVVDQAARRTRIARRAAAESQLLATLAGSVLRGEDALQAMVTRTREAFGLTGVRLLVDGEARVADGEPTGNDRVTEVPIGSRGVLELHGHDLQASERRLLQVIATQMDAAIEHGALATAASAADALAETDRVRSALLAAVGHDLRRPLTSASAAISALRSHEVDLPAAERDELLATASESLDALAELVTNLLDVSRVQAGALAVMLAPTEIADVVFPALDELALGPGEVELDLADELEPVLADGVLLQRVVVNLLANAVRHSPDGERVRLAASSFQGRTELRVVDRGPGIPVERRHEVFTPFQRLGDTDNDTGLGLGLALSKGFVEGMDGRLEVEDTPGGGLTMVVTLPSATPPSATTPEELR, encoded by the coding sequence ATGCGGAGGGGGCGGCTTCGGGTGCTGCTCGGCGCCGCCCCCGGCGTCGGCAAGACCTACACGATGCTCGAAGAGGGTCGACGACTCAGGGGCGAGGGCCGCGACGTCGTCGTGGCCTTCGTCGAGACGCACGGCCGCAAGGCCACGGCGTCGATGGTGAGCGGCCTCGAGGTGCTGCCGCGCACCACGGTCGAGCATCGCGGCATGGGCCTCGACGAGATGGACCTCGATGCGGTGCTCGCCCGCCGGCCCGAGATCGCCCTCGTCGACGAGCTCGCCCACACCAACGCGCCGGGGTCGCGCCACGCCAAGCGCTGGCAGGACGTCGACGAGCTGCTCGACGCCGGCATCGACGTCATCTCGACGGTGAACGCCCAGCACATCGAGTCGCTCGGCGACGTCGTGCAGCAGATCACGGGCGTCGCCCAGCGCGAGACGATCCCCGACGCCGTGCTGCGCGCGGCCGACCAGATCGAGGTCGTCGACCTCGCGCCGCAGGCCCTGCGCGACCGGCTCGCGGGCGGACTCGTCTACCCGGCCGAGCGCATCGACGCCGCGCTCTCGAACTACTTCCGACTGGGCAACCTGACCGCCCTGCGCGAGCTCGCGCTGCTCTGGCTCGCCGACGAGGTCGACTCGGCGCTCAAGGCTTACCGGGTCGAGCACGGCATCGAGCGCAAGTGGGAGGCGCGCGAACGCGTCGTCGTCACGCTCACGGGCGGGCCCGAAGGCGAGACCCTCCTGCGCCGAGGAGCACGCATCGCCTCGCGCTCCTCCGGGGGCGAACTCATCGCCGTGCACGTGACGAACCCCGACGGCATGCGGGCGCGGCATCCGGGAGCCCTCGACCGCCAGCGCACGCTCGTCGAGCAGCTCGGCGGCACCTTCCACCAGGTCGTCGGCGAAGACGTGCCGCGGGCGCTCGTCGAATTCGCGCGGGCGGCGAACGCCACCCAGCTCGTCCTCGGCGTCAGCCGCAGGTCGAGACTCGCCGCGGCGTTCACGGGGCCGGGCATCGGCGCGACCGTCATCCGCGAGTCCGGCGACATCGACGTGCACATCGTCACCCATGCGGCGGCGGGCTCCGGGTTCTCGCTTCCGAAGCTCGGCGGCGCGCTCAGCCGCATGCGCCTCCTCACCGGCTTCGCCGTGGCGCTCATCGCCGGCCCGCTGCTGAGCTGGCTGCTCGCGACCTTCCACACCGAGGCGTCGATCACGAGCGACGTGCTGGCCTACCAGCTGCTCGTCATCGTCGTCGCCCTCATCGGCGGCATCTGGCCGGGCCTCTTCGCGGCCGTGCTCTCGGGACTCACGCTCAATTTCCTGTTCGTGCAGCCGACGTACACGCTCACGATCAGCGATCCGCGGCAGCTGCTCGCCCTGGTGTTCTACGTGGCCAACGCCCTGCTCGTGAGCTACGTCGTCGACCAGGCCGCGCGGCGCACCCGCATCGCCCGTCGCGCGGCGGCCGAGTCGCAGCTGCTCGCGACCCTCGCCGGCAGCGTGCTCCGCGGGGAGGACGCCCTGCAGGCGATGGTCACGCGCACCCGCGAGGCGTTCGGCCTGACCGGGGTGCGCCTACTCGTCGACGGCGAGGCCAGGGTCGCCGACGGCGAGCCGACCGGCAACGACCGCGTGACCGAGGTCCCGATCGGCTCCCGCGGCGTGCTCGAGCTGCACGGCCACGACCTCCAGGCATCCGAACGTCGCCTGCTGCAGGTCATCGCCACCCAGATGGATGCCGCGATCGAGCACGGCGCGCTCGCCACCGCGGCCTCGGCGGCCGATGCCCTCGCCGAGACCGACCGCGTGCGCTCGGCCCTGCTCGCCGCCGTCGGCCACGACCTGCGGCGTCCGCTCACGTCGGCGTCCGCGGCGATCAGCGCCCTGCGGTCCCACGAGGTCGACCTGCCCGCCGCCGAGCGCGACGAACTGCTCGCGACCGCCTCCGAGAGCCTCGACGCGCTCGCCGAGCTCGTCACCAACCTGCTCGACGTCAGCCGGGTGCAGGCCGGTGCGCTCGCGGTGATGCTGGCTCCGACCGAGATCGCCGACGTGGTCTTCCCGGCGCTCGACGAGCTCGCGCTCGGGCCGGGCGAGGTCGAGCTCGACCTCGCCGACGAACTCGAACCGGTGCTCGCCGACGGCGTGCTGCTGCAGCGCGTGGTGGTGAACCTGCTCGCGAACGCCGTGCGCCACAGCCCCGACGGCGAGCGTGTGCGCCTCGCCGCAAGCTCGTTCCAGGGCCGCACCGAGCTGCGCGTCGTCGACCGCGGCCCCGGCATCCCCGTCGAGCGCCGCCACGAGGTGTTCACGCCGTTCCAGCGCCTCGGCGACACCGACAACGACACCGGCCTCGGCCTGGGCCTCGCGCTCTCGAAGGGATTCGTCGAGGGCATGGACGGCAGACTGGAGGTCGAGGACACCCCGGGCGGCGGCCTGACGATGGTCGTCACCCTGCCGTCCGCCACCCCGCCGTCCGCCACGACCCCCGAGGAGCTGCGATGA
- a CDS encoding YciI family protein, whose translation MTDTYLYLIHEPDWDSDAFLGGGTGVPGGEPHNNFAEHRVFQEAVERLGARIVGASALQNARHGGRVTPGAGDRVETDAVYSDGPYPDTSEVVSGYYVVETDDESLARRIAALVPTGGHIEWRKVFPIS comes from the coding sequence ATGACCGACACCTACCTGTACCTGATCCACGAACCGGACTGGGATTCCGATGCGTTCCTCGGCGGCGGCACGGGCGTGCCCGGCGGAGAGCCCCACAACAACTTCGCGGAGCACCGCGTGTTCCAGGAGGCCGTCGAACGCCTCGGCGCCCGCATCGTCGGGGCCTCCGCCCTGCAGAACGCACGGCACGGCGGCCGCGTGACGCCCGGCGCGGGCGACCGCGTCGAGACGGACGCGGTCTACTCCGACGGGCCGTACCCCGACACGAGCGAGGTCGTGTCCGGGTACTACGTCGTCGAGACCGACGACGAGTCGCTCGCCCGTCGCATCGCCGCGCTCGTGCCGACCGGCGGCCACATCGAGTGGCGCAAGGTGTTCCCGATCTCGTGA
- a CDS encoding DUF6596 domain-containing protein: MTDPIADLGEDFVEAWPRIVRALAAFTGSLDDAQEYAAEAIARAVAQAGGDGRPLGSLAAWCTAVGKRAWIDDRRRAAVEQRHVQSLAGDLAGALRQGVADPDASSVTSARDRPVADALDDRVALLFVACDPALTEQARLVLALRVVCGLDVPRIAAHLGIQPSAAAARLTRAKRALAEARGRFHVPEAPERRVRLPVVLASVAGMFTVAHRDVLDPRSPLDDLGRQALSIADALVAEYPDDPEVRGLRAVVRLGLARRPGRLDADGAALPLDEVDRSRWDRRLVEAGLDDAAAAADRGDGRFVLEAAIAGLHTSAPSFAETDWNRVVAFYGALERVWGSPSVTAGRLAAELHRSLLAPESGERTAALRGIQVDLQALADGSAPYAALDASLALADLAWRTGRREQAAAEYARLAGVVSTEPVRRFCLGRAGAAH; encoded by the coding sequence GTGACCGATCCGATCGCCGACCTGGGTGAGGACTTCGTCGAAGCCTGGCCGCGGATCGTGCGCGCGTTGGCGGCCTTCACCGGCAGCCTCGACGATGCGCAGGAGTACGCGGCCGAGGCGATCGCACGAGCCGTCGCCCAGGCCGGCGGCGACGGGCGCCCGCTCGGGTCGCTCGCCGCGTGGTGCACCGCCGTCGGCAAGCGGGCGTGGATCGACGACCGGCGGCGTGCGGCCGTCGAGCAGCGGCACGTGCAGAGCCTGGCTGGCGACCTCGCGGGCGCGCTGCGGCAGGGCGTCGCCGACCCGGATGCCTCGTCCGTGACATCCGCTCGCGATCGGCCCGTCGCGGACGCCCTCGACGACCGGGTCGCGCTGCTGTTCGTGGCGTGCGACCCGGCGCTCACCGAGCAGGCGAGGCTCGTGCTCGCGCTGCGGGTGGTGTGCGGGCTCGACGTGCCGCGCATCGCGGCGCACCTCGGCATCCAGCCGTCTGCTGCAGCAGCCCGTCTCACGAGGGCGAAGCGCGCGCTCGCCGAGGCCCGCGGGCGCTTCCACGTGCCGGAGGCGCCCGAGCGCCGCGTGCGGCTGCCCGTCGTGCTCGCGAGCGTGGCCGGCATGTTCACCGTCGCGCACCGCGACGTGCTCGACCCCCGGAGCCCGCTCGACGACCTCGGCCGCCAGGCGCTCTCGATCGCCGACGCGCTCGTCGCCGAGTACCCCGACGACCCCGAGGTGCGCGGGCTCCGCGCCGTGGTGCGACTCGGTCTTGCCCGGCGCCCCGGCCGCCTCGACGCCGACGGCGCCGCGCTGCCGCTCGACGAGGTCGACCGGAGCCGATGGGACCGGCGGCTCGTTGAGGCCGGCCTCGACGACGCGGCGGCTGCGGCCGACCGCGGCGACGGGCGGTTCGTGCTCGAGGCCGCGATCGCCGGCCTGCACACCTCGGCACCGAGCTTCGCCGAGACCGACTGGAACCGCGTCGTCGCTTTCTACGGCGCGCTCGAGCGCGTCTGGGGCTCGCCGTCGGTCACGGCCGGACGCCTCGCCGCCGAGCTGCACCGCAGCCTGCTCGCGCCGGAGTCGGGGGAGCGCACGGCGGCGCTGCGCGGCATCCAGGTCGACCTGCAGGCGCTCGCCGACGGCTCCGCACCGTATGCGGCCCTCGACGCGAGCCTCGCACTCGCGGACCTCGCCTGGCGCACCGGACGACGCGAACAGGCGGCCGCGGAGTACGCGCGCCTCGCGGGCGTCGTGTCGACCGAGCCCGTTCGCCGGTTCTGCCTCGGGCGCGCGGGCGCCGCGCACTGA
- the kdpC gene encoding potassium-transporting ATPase subunit KdpC, with protein sequence MSSTRTTVRTHWVAVRAMLVFTAVLGIAYTLVVTGIGQLVLPAQANGSLVRSGEQVVGSALIGQSFTDADGNPLPEWFQPRPSAAGEGYDGGASSGSNWGPENADLIAAIEERKTQVAEFNGVAESDVPADAVTASASGLDPHISPEYALLQVARVAGERGLPESEVRELVESRIQARDLGYLGEPTVNVLQLNLALAELEG encoded by the coding sequence ATGAGCTCCACTCGCACCACGGTCCGCACCCACTGGGTGGCGGTTCGCGCGATGCTCGTCTTCACCGCGGTGCTCGGCATCGCCTACACGCTCGTCGTCACCGGCATCGGGCAGCTCGTGCTGCCCGCCCAGGCGAACGGCTCCCTCGTCCGGTCGGGCGAGCAGGTCGTCGGCTCCGCCCTGATCGGGCAGTCGTTCACGGATGCCGACGGCAACCCGCTTCCGGAGTGGTTCCAGCCTCGGCCGTCGGCCGCCGGCGAGGGCTACGACGGCGGCGCCTCGAGCGGCAGCAACTGGGGCCCGGAGAACGCCGACCTCATCGCCGCGATCGAGGAGCGCAAGACGCAGGTCGCCGAGTTCAACGGCGTCGCCGAGTCGGATGTCCCGGCCGACGCCGTCACGGCCTCGGCGTCGGGCCTCGACCCGCACATCAGCCCCGAGTACGCGCTGCTGCAGGTCGCGCGGGTCGCCGGCGAGCGCGGGCTCCCCGAATCCGAGGTGCGCGAGCTCGTGGAGTCTAGGATTCAGGCACGGGATCTCGGGTACCTGGGCGAACCCACCGTCAACGTGCTGCAGCTGAACCTCGCCCTCGCCGAGCTGGAGGGGTAG
- a CDS encoding flavin reductase family protein: MGDVSTLVPSARRHVAISPAILYFGTPVALLSTVDADGHPNLAPNSSVWWLGQTAMVGVAARSQTGRNLLATGELVINLPSVSEVDAVDRLALTTGRDPVSARKASAGYRHVRDKFRAAGVHRLASETVAPPRIAEFPVHVEGRVRAMHPLDGVTDPGSADVIAFEIEVTRVHVLERLRMSGHPNRVDPRRWRPLMMSFQRFFGLGAEAMPSRLSAIDEEWYRG, from the coding sequence GTGGGCGACGTCAGCACCCTCGTTCCATCCGCGCGACGCCACGTCGCGATCTCACCGGCGATCCTCTACTTCGGCACGCCGGTCGCACTGCTGTCGACCGTCGACGCGGACGGGCATCCGAACCTGGCGCCGAACTCGTCGGTGTGGTGGCTCGGCCAGACGGCGATGGTCGGCGTCGCGGCCAGGAGCCAGACCGGCCGCAACCTCCTCGCCACCGGCGAGCTCGTCATCAACCTCCCCTCCGTGTCGGAGGTCGACGCGGTCGATCGACTGGCCCTCACGACGGGTCGCGATCCGGTCTCGGCGCGCAAGGCATCGGCCGGCTATCGGCACGTGCGCGACAAGTTCCGCGCGGCGGGCGTGCACCGGCTCGCATCCGAGACCGTCGCCCCGCCCCGGATCGCCGAGTTCCCGGTGCACGTCGAGGGCCGCGTGCGGGCGATGCATCCGCTCGACGGCGTGACCGACCCCGGCAGCGCCGACGTCATCGCCTTCGAGATCGAGGTCACGAGGGTGCACGTGCTCGAGCGGCTGCGGATGTCGGGGCACCCGAATCGCGTCGACCCCCGTCGCTGGCGTCCGCTCATGATGAGCTTCCAGCGCTTCTTCGGCCTCGGCGCCGAGGCGATGCCGTCGAGGCTGTCGGCGATCGACGAGGAGTGGTACCGAGGCTGA
- a CDS encoding response regulator transcription factor has protein sequence MRILLADDDAQLQRALRITLVARGYEVVAAHDGAEAIDLAANAHPDLILLDLGMPRVDGLDVIRAVRAWSKVPILVLSGRTDSAEKVEALDAGADDYVTKPFAMDELLARIRARARSTTGETDAAEYSVGPLTVDLAAKTIRSTDAAGRETSVRLTPTEWRLLELFLKNPGKLLTRQMLLSEVWGPFHANDSGYLRLYVAQLRRKLEPTPSEPRLFLTEPGMGYRFEPGAQLVEERRTAPPVE, from the coding sequence ATGAGGATCCTCCTCGCCGACGACGACGCCCAGCTGCAGCGGGCCCTGCGCATCACGCTCGTCGCGCGCGGCTACGAGGTCGTCGCCGCGCACGACGGCGCCGAGGCGATCGACCTGGCGGCGAACGCGCATCCCGACCTGATCCTGCTCGATCTCGGCATGCCTCGGGTCGACGGCCTCGACGTGATCCGGGCGGTTCGCGCGTGGTCGAAGGTGCCGATCCTCGTGCTCTCGGGCCGCACCGACTCAGCCGAGAAGGTCGAAGCACTCGACGCCGGTGCCGACGACTACGTCACGAAGCCCTTCGCGATGGACGAGCTCCTCGCCCGCATCCGCGCCCGTGCCAGGTCGACGACCGGCGAGACCGATGCCGCCGAGTACTCGGTCGGCCCGCTCACCGTCGATCTCGCGGCGAAGACGATCAGGTCGACGGATGCCGCGGGGCGGGAGACATCCGTTCGCCTGACGCCCACCGAGTGGCGCCTGCTCGAGCTGTTCCTCAAGAACCCCGGAAAGCTCCTCACGCGGCAGATGCTGCTCAGCGAGGTCTGGGGGCCGTTCCACGCGAACGACTCGGGATACCTGCGTCTCTACGTCGCCCAGCTGCGCCGCAAGCTCGAGCCGACGCCGTCGGAGCCCCGGCTGTTCCTCACCGAGCCCGGCATGGGGTACCGCTTCGAGCCCGGTGCGCAGCTGGTCGAGGAGCGACGAACCGCTCCGCCGGTCGAGTAG
- a CDS encoding DUF402 domain-containing protein, translating to MSAPEDRPTASAPPSVPGEPVRVRATKWLGQPHWEFDGIRLGADAHGDWVGFPSGTRFARPGNAFVATWDSVSLFPRAGWAAAFNADHPRGLGIYVDLATVPEWRADASGATVSYVDLDLDVVERAGAPAFIDDEDEFAEHAEAFGYPADLVARVRADADAVLRAVQRREPPFDGPTAAGWLARLAERSPVE from the coding sequence GTGAGCGCCCCCGAAGACCGTCCAACCGCCTCCGCACCCCCGAGCGTGCCCGGTGAGCCCGTGCGGGTCCGCGCGACGAAGTGGCTCGGGCAGCCGCACTGGGAGTTCGACGGCATCCGGCTCGGCGCCGACGCCCACGGCGACTGGGTCGGGTTCCCATCGGGCACGCGATTCGCGCGGCCCGGGAACGCGTTCGTCGCGACCTGGGATTCGGTGTCGCTCTTCCCTCGCGCGGGCTGGGCGGCCGCGTTCAACGCGGACCATCCGCGCGGGCTCGGCATCTACGTCGACCTCGCGACCGTTCCCGAATGGCGAGCGGATGCCTCGGGCGCGACGGTCTCGTACGTCGACCTCGATCTCGACGTCGTCGAACGAGCGGGGGCGCCGGCGTTCATCGACGACGAGGACGAGTTCGCCGAGCACGCGGAGGCCTTCGGCTACCCGGCCGACCTGGTGGCGCGGGTTCGTGCCGACGCCGATGCCGTGCTGCGCGCCGTGCAGCGGCGCGAGCCGCCGTTCGACGGGCCGACCGCCGCGGGGTGGCTCGCGCGGTTGGCGGAGCGGTCGCCGGTCGAGTAG
- the rlmC gene encoding 23S rRNA (uracil(747)-C(5))-methyltransferase RlmC — protein MDCSYFDAGRCLSCSLMGQPYPSQLAGKQRHAEQLLAAHDGLDWLTPVGSREDGYRNKAKMVIGGTTAAPTIGILDADGHGIDLEACGICSPGHRAAFPVIAAFITRAGLTPYDVPSRTGELKHLILTESPDGELMIRFVVRSTEPVGRIRKHLPWLLAELPNARVVTANVLPEHKAVLEGEHEIVFTEASTLPMRLGDVTMHLRPQSFFQTNTEIAEALYVEARDWVRALAPDSAWDLYSGVGGFALHIADAAASVTGIETSVEAVASAELSRTDAALSRVRFESGDATAFALGAEAAPDLVIVNPPRRGIGRELSGWLEASDVRHVLYSSCNAASLARDLEAMPSLRPVRGRVFDMFPQTTHFEVMVLLERATVA, from the coding sequence GTGGACTGCTCCTACTTCGACGCCGGGCGCTGCCTCTCGTGCTCGCTCATGGGGCAGCCGTACCCGTCGCAGCTCGCGGGCAAGCAGCGGCATGCAGAGCAGCTGCTCGCCGCCCACGACGGCCTCGACTGGCTGACGCCCGTCGGCAGCCGCGAAGACGGCTACCGCAACAAGGCGAAGATGGTGATCGGCGGCACGACGGCGGCCCCGACGATCGGCATCCTCGACGCCGACGGCCACGGCATCGACCTCGAGGCCTGCGGCATCTGCTCGCCGGGTCACCGGGCGGCGTTCCCCGTGATCGCCGCGTTCATCACGCGCGCCGGCCTCACGCCCTACGACGTGCCGAGCCGCACCGGCGAGCTGAAGCACCTGATCCTCACCGAGTCGCCCGACGGCGAGCTCATGATCCGCTTCGTCGTGCGTTCGACCGAGCCGGTCGGCCGCATCCGCAAGCACCTGCCGTGGCTCCTCGCCGAGCTGCCCAACGCGCGAGTGGTCACGGCGAACGTGCTGCCCGAGCACAAGGCAGTGCTCGAGGGCGAGCACGAGATCGTCTTCACCGAGGCCTCGACCCTGCCGATGCGCCTCGGCGACGTGACGATGCACCTGCGCCCCCAGAGCTTCTTCCAGACGAACACCGAGATCGCCGAGGCGCTCTACGTCGAGGCCCGCGACTGGGTGCGCGCGCTCGCGCCCGACTCGGCGTGGGACCTCTACTCCGGCGTGGGCGGCTTCGCGCTGCACATCGCGGATGCCGCGGCATCCGTCACCGGCATCGAGACCAGCGTCGAGGCGGTCGCGAGCGCCGAGCTCAGCCGAACGGATGCCGCGCTCTCACGCGTGCGGTTCGAATCCGGTGACGCGACGGCCTTCGCCCTCGGCGCCGAGGCGGCCCCCGACCTCGTGATCGTGAACCCGCCGCGCCGCGGCATCGGTCGCGAGCTCAGCGGGTGGCTCGAGGCATCCGACGTGCGCCACGTGCTCTACTCGAGCTGCAACGCCGCGTCACTGGCCCGAGACCTCGAGGCGATGCCGTCGCTGCGGCCGGTGCGCGGGCGGGTGTTCGACATGTTCCCGCAGACGACGCACTTCGAGGTGATGGTGCTGCTCGAACGCGCGACGGTCGCGTAG
- a CDS encoding beta-N-acetylhexosaminidase yields MPVPVAVALAPLDFSGEPRFAWRGVMLDVARHFRPLPDLLRFVDLLAAHGLNVLQLHLTDDQGWRFEVRAYPRLAEVGGRRSESQLGHGPDSTLDGVPHEGSYTQHDLRELVAYAAARGIRVVPEVDVPGHAKAVLAAYPEFGVGDVEAVRARNLEPWTRYGINDEVLNVEESTLAFVFEVFDELCDVFDSDVVGFGGDEVRKQRWADDQRTQELMAERGVATEEELQAWFLAQVAGHLAARGRRVIGWDEMLEGSGGGVGAGAGAGGADAAASVLPADAVVASWRGPVGAELGARLGHDVVLCPDLWTYFDYRQSDAADEPIPVGTVLSLADVATFDPVPADAPTTLRERVVGVQANVWTEHLDSRERLDYAVFPRLGAFAEVAWNGGPLDRASFEARLPAYLAWLDEQGVDARPLDGPRPDQQRPGVPGAPRDRASRIAELEELTATLRRSS; encoded by the coding sequence GTGCCGGTACCGGTCGCGGTCGCGCTCGCGCCGCTCGACTTCAGCGGCGAGCCGCGGTTCGCCTGGCGAGGGGTGATGCTCGACGTCGCACGGCACTTCCGGCCGCTGCCCGACCTGCTCCGCTTCGTCGACCTTCTCGCTGCGCACGGGCTCAACGTGCTGCAGCTGCACCTCACCGACGACCAGGGCTGGCGCTTCGAGGTGCGGGCGTATCCGCGGCTCGCCGAGGTCGGCGGACGCCGTTCGGAGTCCCAGCTCGGTCACGGCCCCGACTCGACGCTCGACGGCGTGCCGCATGAGGGCTCGTACACGCAGCACGACCTGCGCGAGCTCGTCGCGTATGCGGCCGCCCGCGGCATCCGGGTGGTGCCGGAGGTCGACGTGCCGGGGCACGCGAAGGCCGTCCTCGCCGCGTATCCCGAGTTCGGCGTCGGCGACGTCGAGGCCGTGCGGGCGCGCAACCTCGAGCCGTGGACGCGGTACGGCATCAACGACGAGGTGCTGAACGTCGAAGAGTCCACGCTCGCCTTCGTGTTCGAGGTCTTCGACGAGCTGTGCGACGTGTTCGACTCCGACGTTGTCGGGTTCGGCGGCGACGAGGTGCGCAAGCAGCGCTGGGCCGACGACCAGCGCACGCAGGAGCTCATGGCCGAGCGCGGGGTCGCCACCGAGGAGGAGCTCCAGGCGTGGTTCCTCGCGCAGGTCGCCGGGCACCTCGCCGCTCGCGGCCGACGGGTCATCGGGTGGGACGAGATGCTCGAGGGCTCGGGCGGTGGCGTCGGCGCCGGCGCTGGTGCCGGCGGTGCGGATGCCGCGGCATCCGTTCTTCCCGCCGATGCCGTCGTCGCGTCGTGGCGCGGGCCCGTCGGTGCCGAGCTCGGCGCGCGCCTCGGCCACGACGTGGTGCTCTGCCCCGACCTCTGGACCTACTTCGACTACCGGCAGTCGGATGCCGCGGACGAGCCGATCCCGGTCGGCACCGTGCTCTCGCTCGCCGACGTCGCGACGTTCGACCCCGTGCCCGCCGATGCGCCGACCACCCTGCGCGAGCGGGTCGTCGGCGTGCAGGCGAACGTCTGGACCGAGCACCTCGACAGCCGTGAGCGGCTCGACTACGCCGTGTTCCCGCGGCTCGGGGCCTTCGCCGAGGTGGCCTGGAACGGCGGCCCGCTCGACCGGGCCTCGTTCGAGGCCCGCCTGCCGGCCTACCTCGCGTGGCTCGACGAGCAGGGCGTCGACGCCCGCCCGCTCGACGGCCCCCGCCCAGACCAGCAGCGGCCCGGCGTGCCCGGCGCGCCCCGCGACCGGGCGTCGCGCATCGCCGAGCTCGAGGAGCTGACCGCGACCCTGCGCCGTTCCAGCTGA